One Candidatus Binatia bacterium DNA segment encodes these proteins:
- a CDS encoding ABC transporter permease yields the protein MAGGDELEPSGFAGWASRVGARATELVEFVGSLLHFLGEAARAARRGVPGSVLIGQVYEVGARSLPLTAVAAFAMGVVMAIQTMVLLKKFGVVQYAAVGVGLGLTRELAPVVTALMVAGRAGSGISAELGSMQVTRQIDALRVLAVDPYRYLAATRILACLIAVPLLTALSDFIGIFGGLVVTTTLGGVPVPAYIDTTLYYVTVGDVLSGIGKSAIFGLIIGTVAAHYGFQTSGGTTGVGRATTATVVVSSLMIFVSDVVLTQILMTLGF from the coding sequence GTGGCGGGAGGGGATGAATTGGAGCCGTCCGGCTTTGCCGGTTGGGCATCGCGCGTGGGCGCACGTGCGACAGAGCTGGTCGAGTTTGTCGGCAGCCTCCTGCATTTCCTGGGTGAAGCCGCGCGTGCTGCTCGCCGAGGAGTCCCGGGCTCCGTCCTGATTGGCCAAGTGTATGAGGTCGGCGCGCGTTCTTTGCCATTGACGGCGGTTGCGGCCTTCGCGATGGGCGTGGTGATGGCGATCCAGACGATGGTTCTCTTGAAGAAATTCGGGGTGGTTCAATATGCCGCCGTCGGAGTTGGCCTTGGGTTGACCCGTGAGTTGGCGCCGGTGGTGACCGCCTTGATGGTGGCGGGTCGGGCTGGGTCCGGGATCAGCGCAGAGTTGGGCAGCATGCAGGTCACCCGCCAGATCGACGCTTTGCGGGTGCTTGCCGTGGACCCCTACCGCTATCTTGCGGCGACTCGAATTCTCGCCTGTCTGATCGCGGTGCCCCTGCTTACGGCACTCTCCGATTTCATCGGGATCTTCGGTGGCCTGGTCGTGACGACAACGCTCGGTGGTGTTCCGGTACCAGCGTATATCGATACGACTCTTTACTACGTCACGGTCGGCGATGTCCTGTCCGGAATCGGAAAATCCGCGATTTTCGGTCTGATCATCGGCACGGTCGCGGCTCATTACGGATTCCAGACATCCGGGGGGACGACGGGTGTGGGGCGGGCGACTACGGCCACCGTCGTCGTTTCCTCCTTGATGATCTTTGTCAGCGACGTCGTGCTTACACAGATTCTGATGACCTTGGGTTTCTGA
- a CDS encoding transglycosylase domain-containing protein, translating to MLFVGGAGYLDFRVRRGFAEGAWSGRVQFWAAPVVLQSGASLRVRGLLKLLREHGYVEAESSELRPGEFRGDREFFDVFLRARPQAGRFADRPAQLLRLVFRGDLLRLIRDVGTGARLEQVALSPLPVEGVFSGHWAPREVLPLQDVPPVVVDALLAAEDAHFLDHPGVNLKSMLRAMKVNWEAGRIRQGGSTLTQQFVKNHYLTQDRTFSRKLLEIPMALLLEWRFSKEEILEAYLGTVYLGHDRLVGVHGLAEGARVFLGKPLSKATAADGALLAGLIRAPNIYSPLRRPARALRRRNQVLAEMRDLGWLDDRDYLSAIQTPLPEPFRRGPSPQAFFMQDVLREMESVGWSLSILGTGSEVFTTMDASLQRIAASEVSRFVADRPGLEAEVVAMDAETGALRALLGGSDFLNSQLDRSERGHSPAGSIFKPFLLLAAFTLRPAELTPESLFLDRRLLVEVDGVVWEPTNSDGEFRGPVTLREALSRSLNVPMVRLAQELGIETVAEFADRLPLSDAPLPRVPALALGSFPASLRDITRSYAIFPNQGRAPEPHSLLGIKAPSGAVVYAAKPGTEEMADAAAVAEVHDLLVDVADEGTARAISAMEVASDVAGKTGTSNESRVVWFVGYTPELLMGIRLAYDDGRPLGADAARLAVPLWSRIMKRAEEGWASHEKRFSRARISSRQSAQ from the coding sequence GTGCTTTTCGTCGGTGGCGCAGGTTATCTGGACTTCCGTGTCCGACGTGGCTTTGCGGAAGGCGCCTGGTCTGGACGGGTCCAGTTCTGGGCCGCCCCGGTGGTTCTGCAGTCGGGCGCCTCTCTCCGCGTCCGAGGCCTTCTGAAGCTGCTGCGGGAGCATGGCTACGTCGAGGCGGAATCTTCTGAACTAAGACCTGGAGAATTCCGCGGGGACCGAGAGTTTTTCGATGTGTTTTTGCGAGCACGTCCGCAGGCGGGTCGATTTGCGGACCGACCGGCTCAGCTTCTTCGGTTGGTCTTCCGCGGCGATCTTCTGCGGCTGATTCGAGATGTCGGGACAGGCGCTCGCCTTGAGCAAGTCGCTCTTTCGCCACTGCCGGTGGAGGGGGTTTTTTCGGGCCATTGGGCGCCGCGAGAGGTTCTCCCTCTGCAGGATGTGCCGCCTGTGGTCGTGGATGCGCTTCTGGCAGCCGAAGACGCTCACTTTCTGGATCATCCCGGAGTGAACCTGAAGTCCATGCTGCGAGCGATGAAGGTGAACTGGGAAGCCGGCCGGATTCGGCAGGGTGGCAGCACGCTCACGCAGCAATTCGTCAAAAATCATTATCTGACGCAGGACCGTACCTTCAGCCGCAAGCTGCTGGAAATTCCGATGGCGCTGCTTCTCGAGTGGCGGTTCTCCAAGGAGGAGATTCTCGAGGCCTACCTCGGTACTGTTTATCTGGGACACGATCGGCTGGTGGGGGTTCATGGTCTCGCGGAGGGGGCCCGCGTCTTCCTCGGGAAACCCCTCTCGAAAGCCACGGCGGCCGACGGGGCCCTGTTGGCGGGACTGATTCGTGCGCCGAATATTTATTCCCCGTTGCGTCGCCCGGCACGAGCGTTGCGTCGACGGAACCAGGTCCTTGCAGAGATGCGCGACCTGGGTTGGCTGGACGACCGCGACTATCTGTCTGCGATACAGACACCCCTGCCAGAGCCATTTCGGCGGGGCCCCTCGCCGCAAGCTTTCTTCATGCAGGATGTTTTACGCGAAATGGAGTCTGTGGGCTGGTCGCTGTCAATCCTGGGGACGGGTAGCGAAGTTTTCACGACCATGGATGCATCGCTGCAGAGAATCGCTGCCAGCGAAGTGTCCCGGTTCGTTGCGGATCGGCCGGGCCTCGAAGCCGAAGTGGTCGCGATGGACGCGGAAACCGGGGCGCTGCGTGCTCTGCTGGGCGGCAGTGATTTCCTGAACAGTCAGCTGGATCGAAGTGAACGCGGGCACTCCCCGGCCGGTTCTATCTTCAAGCCTTTCCTGCTTCTGGCGGCTTTCACCCTTCGCCCGGCAGAGCTGACGCCCGAGTCGCTCTTTCTCGACAGGCGCCTGCTGGTCGAAGTCGACGGCGTCGTCTGGGAGCCGACGAATTCGGATGGTGAGTTCCGTGGCCCGGTGACTTTGCGGGAGGCCCTCTCTCGATCGCTGAATGTACCGATGGTGCGTCTCGCGCAAGAGTTGGGGATCGAGACTGTCGCGGAATTTGCAGATCGCTTACCTTTGTCCGACGCGCCCTTGCCTCGGGTGCCGGCCCTGGCCTTGGGGTCTTTTCCGGCATCGTTGCGAGATATTACGCGAAGCTACGCGATCTTCCCGAATCAGGGCCGTGCACCGGAGCCGCATTCGCTGCTTGGCATCAAGGCCCCGTCGGGAGCGGTCGTCTATGCGGCGAAGCCGGGGACCGAGGAAATGGCGGACGCTGCAGCGGTGGCCGAAGTGCATGATCTACTGGTGGATGTCGCGGATGAAGGCACGGCACGGGCGATCAGCGCGATGGAGGTGGCCTCGGATGTGGCCGGGAAAACGGGCACCTCGAATGAGTCGAGGGTTGTCTGGTTTGTGGGGTACACACCCGAGCTTTTGATGGGAATCCGACTGGCATACGATGATGGACGGCCGCTCGGGGCCGATGCGGCTCGTCTGGCGGTGCCGCTCTGGAGCCGGATCATGAAGCGCGCGGAGGAAGGTTGGGCCTCCCACGAGAAGCGCTTCTCCCGGGCTCGCATTTCTTCTCGCCAGTCGGCACAATAG
- a CDS encoding DUF5989 family protein yields MLELFLAFVRRGHWYMLPVLVALLAVGGLLVVAASSPWLAPFIYTLF; encoded by the coding sequence ATGCTCGAGCTGTTTTTAGCGTTTGTAAGGCGCGGTCATTGGTATATGCTACCGGTGCTTGTAGCGCTTTTGGCGGTGGGGGGTTTACTGGTTGTGGCGGCATCGTCACCATGGCTGGCACCGTTTATTTACACTCTTTTTTGA
- a CDS encoding tetratricopeptide repeat protein — translation MKNSNVQILVFLAFLSGCTTVRSSNLSSLHRQARTLEQSSFEASRTGALPRAIGLEEQALDLYRRGDSTAEIIASLNRLGSLRLQQGELTSSLRDFTEAYELSDVLGNGAGRAAAANNLGSLARLAGDPNLAERRFGEAIDTPGATPETRASGFNNRALLRFGAGDPAAARQDLARALAVDRAANNRAGEALRLRNLAAIDLHEGKLDAAIRGLSSAHAIDVQRGDPSAIARDLEALAVARWAEGDAPRLALSERRRAYNIDRLQGAADAANRQRLAIESWCKEGSFTPRPLDCVFPAEGP, via the coding sequence ATGAAAAACTCGAATGTTCAGATTCTTGTTTTTCTCGCCTTCTTGTCGGGTTGTACGACGGTGAGATCGTCCAACCTTTCGAGTTTGCATCGACAGGCCCGGACGCTCGAGCAGTCGAGCTTCGAGGCCTCCCGAACGGGCGCCTTGCCCCGTGCGATTGGCTTGGAAGAACAGGCGCTTGATCTCTACCGCCGAGGCGATTCGACGGCGGAGATAATTGCTTCACTCAACCGTCTGGGAAGTCTCCGTCTGCAACAGGGCGAGCTGACCTCGTCGCTGCGGGATTTCACGGAGGCCTATGAGCTTTCGGATGTTCTCGGCAATGGAGCCGGTCGTGCGGCCGCCGCGAACAACCTGGGCTCTCTGGCCCGACTGGCCGGCGATCCGAATTTGGCGGAACGTCGCTTTGGCGAGGCCATCGATACTCCGGGCGCAACGCCGGAAACCCGCGCGAGCGGTTTTAATAATCGCGCCTTGTTGCGGTTCGGTGCTGGTGATCCTGCGGCTGCAAGGCAAGATCTCGCGCGGGCATTGGCGGTCGATCGCGCTGCGAACAACCGCGCCGGAGAGGCGCTTCGGTTGCGGAATCTTGCCGCTATCGATTTGCACGAAGGTAAACTGGACGCTGCGATCCGAGGTCTCTCGTCAGCCCATGCGATCGATGTGCAGCGGGGAGATCCATCAGCGATTGCACGTGACCTGGAGGCATTGGCCGTTGCGCGCTGGGCGGAAGGCGATGCCCCGCGCCTCGCTTTGAGTGAACGCCGTCGTGCCTACAACATCGACCGATTGCAGGGCGCGGCCGACGCCGCGAACCGACAGCGTCTGGCGATTGAGAGCTGGTGCAAGGAAGGGTCATTCACGCCCCGGCCGCTGGATTGTGTTTTCCCGGCAGAGGGTCCCTGA
- a CDS encoding aldehyde ferredoxin oxidoreductase C-terminal domain-containing protein — translation MEEKLLRIDMTKLEVSDEPFPEEWKYLGGRALSAKILLKECDPKCDPLGPDNVVVLAPGMLSGSVAPTSGRMSVGGKSPLTGGIKEANSGGQAGQKLARMGYRAAIITGKAPDPEKRYKVVVDKEGYSMVEAPELKMLRTYAASEKLQETHPKRAVYLLVGPAGELGLSGASVALTDEGATHPARHAARGGLGAALGVKGLKALVVDDTGSKARMPADMPAFKATVKRITKEHADGPQIFKTGTSTTLPVANMLGTLPTKNRTRMSFEHSDALDGARIQENFEERGGGMHHCMTGCIVSCSNVVHGPDGKYVTSALEFETLALCGSNCEIGDLDIVARMDRLCDELGLDTIETGGAIGMAMEAGQLEWGDGEGAVALMEKIDKGDPLAEAVGQGVCAVAKMFGIERVPAIRGQGIPAWEPRTLNATGVTYATSSMGADHTAGLLIMVPEGLSEAHASQEAQLVNALCDSSGFCQFQQPKIDDIRELYGAMYGEEISFEAAADMGWQCLVDEWAFDEKAGFTRDQNDLPQWCRDEAVPENGATFNVSKEDILSVFERFPASEHLRTMRAVG, via the coding sequence ATGGAAGAGAAGTTGCTGCGGATCGACATGACCAAGCTTGAGGTTTCCGATGAGCCGTTTCCCGAGGAGTGGAAATATCTCGGCGGGCGGGCGCTGTCCGCCAAGATTCTCCTCAAGGAATGCGATCCGAAATGTGATCCTCTTGGCCCGGATAATGTCGTCGTTTTGGCGCCGGGTATGCTTTCGGGTTCGGTGGCTCCAACGTCGGGCCGCATGAGCGTGGGCGGAAAAAGCCCTTTGACCGGCGGGATCAAGGAGGCGAACTCCGGAGGCCAGGCTGGGCAGAAATTGGCCCGTATGGGCTACCGTGCCGCCATTATCACGGGCAAGGCTCCCGATCCGGAGAAACGCTACAAGGTTGTTGTCGACAAGGAAGGCTATTCGATGGTCGAAGCTCCGGAGTTGAAGATGCTCCGGACCTACGCTGCCAGTGAAAAGTTGCAGGAAACCCACCCCAAGCGAGCGGTCTATCTGTTGGTCGGCCCCGCCGGGGAGTTGGGATTGTCGGGTGCCAGCGTTGCCTTGACAGATGAAGGCGCCACCCACCCGGCACGCCATGCGGCGCGCGGCGGACTCGGTGCCGCATTGGGCGTGAAGGGGCTCAAGGCTCTCGTCGTGGATGACACTGGAAGCAAGGCCCGCATGCCGGCCGATATGCCCGCTTTCAAGGCGACCGTGAAGCGGATTACCAAAGAGCACGCGGATGGTCCTCAAATTTTCAAAACTGGCACGTCGACGACGTTGCCGGTCGCCAATATGTTGGGCACCCTCCCGACCAAGAATCGGACGCGCATGTCTTTCGAGCATTCGGATGCGCTCGATGGTGCACGGATTCAGGAAAACTTCGAAGAACGTGGTGGCGGGATGCACCATTGCATGACGGGTTGTATCGTCAGCTGCTCCAACGTGGTGCACGGCCCGGATGGCAAATACGTGACCTCAGCTCTGGAGTTCGAGACGCTCGCGCTTTGCGGCTCCAATTGCGAAATCGGAGATCTTGATATCGTTGCCCGTATGGACCGCCTGTGCGACGAATTGGGGCTCGATACGATTGAAACCGGCGGGGCGATCGGCATGGCGATGGAAGCCGGCCAGCTCGAGTGGGGCGACGGTGAAGGCGCCGTCGCCTTGATGGAGAAAATCGACAAGGGAGATCCTTTGGCGGAAGCCGTCGGGCAGGGAGTCTGCGCGGTAGCAAAAATGTTCGGGATCGAGCGTGTGCCGGCTATCCGAGGTCAAGGTATTCCCGCTTGGGAGCCTCGCACCCTGAACGCTACCGGCGTCACCTATGCGACGAGCTCTATGGGCGCGGACCATACGGCCGGTCTCCTGATCATGGTCCCCGAGGGGCTTTCCGAAGCGCATGCTTCGCAGGAAGCGCAGTTGGTGAATGCACTCTGTGATTCGAGCGGGTTCTGCCAGTTCCAGCAGCCCAAGATTGACGATATCCGAGAGCTCTACGGAGCCATGTATGGAGAGGAGATCTCGTTCGAGGCCGCGGCCGATATGGGCTGGCAATGCCTCGTGGACGAGTGGGCATTCGATGAGAAAGCCGGATTCACTCGCGATCAGAACGATCTCCCGCAGTGGTGTCGAGACGAAGCCGTTCCGGAAAATGGCGCGACGTTCAACGTCTCAAAAGAGGATATCCTTTCGGTATTCGAGCGTTTTCCCGCCTCGGAGCATCTCCGAACCATGCGAGCCGTCGGTTAG
- a CDS encoding MlaD family protein: MAKVQQRKRDIVVGLFVLAALSAGVFLIAVLGSEQGIFRPRFELRATFVNVNGLRAGAPVFVAGLNVGSVRTIRFADPLSDAVEIEGSAASLVEVLLDVDARYATQIRADSVASVGSVGLLGDKSIEITVGSLDAPELVDGGALTTEEPIGLTDMLDQVQPMAENLDQILGDLAVVTGSLSTPESPLMQAIESLSSVLAKVDSGQGTAGAILNSEEMAGKISTILDEASSLLLESTQAMEEVRLAAEELPATMASVRAVSADVEALATALREGAGRVPEFSANLAEAAVNIRDASESLPSIAATANVGVRQANEVVNAASRTIFLRGQMNQEVVRSPQVVGESFPLPEETR, from the coding sequence ATGGCCAAAGTTCAGCAACGTAAAAGAGATATTGTGGTCGGCTTGTTCGTTCTGGCAGCCTTGAGCGCAGGCGTGTTTCTGATCGCGGTGCTGGGGTCCGAGCAGGGGATCTTCCGCCCGCGCTTCGAGTTGCGAGCAACCTTTGTGAACGTCAATGGATTGCGGGCCGGCGCCCCGGTTTTTGTTGCCGGTCTCAACGTGGGTTCCGTGCGCACGATCCGCTTCGCGGACCCTCTCTCGGATGCGGTGGAAATCGAGGGTTCCGCCGCCTCCCTCGTGGAAGTTCTGTTGGACGTTGATGCCCGCTATGCGACCCAGATCCGCGCGGATTCGGTAGCGAGCGTCGGTTCCGTCGGTTTGTTGGGGGACAAGTCGATCGAGATTACCGTCGGTAGTCTGGACGCGCCGGAATTGGTTGACGGTGGAGCGCTGACCACCGAGGAGCCGATTGGTCTGACCGATATGCTGGACCAGGTGCAGCCGATGGCCGAGAACCTCGATCAGATTCTCGGCGACCTTGCGGTCGTGACGGGGAGCTTGTCGACACCGGAGTCGCCGCTGATGCAGGCAATCGAGAGTCTGAGCAGTGTGCTGGCGAAGGTCGATTCGGGGCAAGGGACTGCTGGTGCGATTCTGAATTCCGAGGAGATGGCCGGGAAGATCTCCACGATTCTCGACGAGGCAAGTTCTCTTCTTCTCGAGAGCACTCAGGCCATGGAAGAGGTCCGTTTGGCCGCAGAAGAACTCCCCGCGACAATGGCATCCGTTCGCGCGGTTTCTGCCGATGTGGAAGCCCTGGCCACTGCGTTGCGCGAGGGGGCCGGTCGCGTGCCGGAGTTCAGTGCGAATCTGGCGGAAGCTGCGGTAAATATTCGTGACGCTTCAGAATCGCTCCCGTCGATTGCTGCCACCGCCAATGTGGGTGTGCGGCAGGCGAACGAAGTGGTGAATGCTGCCAGTCGAACCATTTTCCTGCGTGGGCAAATGAATCAGGAGGTTGTGCGCTCGCCACAGGTCGTCGGCGAGAGTTTCCCGCTGCCCGAGGAAACTCGATGA
- a CDS encoding cysteine hydrolase — protein sequence MDILPDPSRCAVLVVELQNDMVHESQAEQKGLGGALAAQIQRRGILPKVAELLATARELEVPVFYINVANRPGVPRPRARIYQIAEKRGPTLVAGTWGAETHVTVQPGPDDFVLERTLSVDGSHGTPLYPLLSRLKRDQLILTGISTTLAVEGLVRASLNRGLECWVAEDCCASFPHEWHEWSIRNVLPLLATIGSSAELGSALRAQPQPAP from the coding sequence ATGGATATACTCCCCGACCCCTCTCGTTGTGCTGTCCTCGTCGTCGAACTGCAGAACGATATGGTGCATGAATCGCAGGCCGAGCAAAAGGGTTTGGGGGGTGCCCTCGCCGCCCAGATCCAAAGGCGGGGCATTCTGCCCAAAGTGGCAGAATTACTCGCCACAGCGAGGGAATTGGAAGTGCCGGTTTTTTATATCAACGTCGCGAATCGACCTGGGGTCCCCCGCCCTCGCGCACGGATCTATCAGATAGCCGAGAAGCGCGGCCCGACTCTGGTCGCCGGCACCTGGGGCGCCGAAACGCACGTAACCGTCCAGCCCGGCCCCGATGACTTCGTCCTCGAGCGCACACTCTCGGTGGATGGCTCGCACGGAACGCCTCTCTACCCTCTGCTGTCTCGACTGAAGCGCGACCAGCTCATTCTGACCGGAATCTCCACGACCCTGGCCGTCGAAGGTTTGGTGCGAGCGTCCCTGAATCGCGGCCTCGAATGCTGGGTCGCCGAGGATTGCTGTGCGTCCTTTCCCCACGAATGGCATGAGTGGTCGATTCGCAATGTACTCCCCTTGCTGGCCACGATCGGAAGCTCTGCCGAACTGGGCTCCGCCCTCCGGGCGCAACCTCAGCCGGCCCCATGA
- a CDS encoding aspartate aminotransferase family protein, translating into MADYYPYADKYPVNRNMPANGRPREEILAELKEIAMAEDGFWQTGQCSGTMYCGDMDHYAFMSQASGLYAHVNILQRDICPSATRFEGEIIAMTLDMLHGDQAEDACGSTTSGGSESILSAVLAYREWGLAHKGIEKPEMILPETAHVAFRKAAHLFGFQVHLAPVDSETTQVDIDFVRDHIGPNTVMIVGSACNYGYGTIDAIDELSKLAVEHEIGLHVDACLGGFILPWGEELGYDIAVFDFRLPGVTTISADSHKYGYGPKGSSVLAFRNKELRRGLYFMQQEWSGGKYFSPGIAGSRPGGVIAATWASMVSLGREGYLRYAKAIFGTAFAMQDLIRSHPELQIVGKPSFCFSFFSKDFDIYLLNDFMRERGWRFNGQQHPNALHMCVTRPQTQEGITEKLAVDLAEAVDYAKAHRDEEAKSGAVYGGMPKGVPAITNAIRDVMTGMLDAQQDVPPE; encoded by the coding sequence ATGGCCGACTATTACCCCTACGCTGATAAATACCCGGTGAATCGAAATATGCCGGCGAACGGGCGCCCTCGCGAAGAGATCCTCGCCGAACTCAAGGAGATCGCCATGGCCGAGGACGGCTTCTGGCAGACCGGCCAATGCTCCGGAACCATGTACTGCGGCGATATGGACCACTATGCCTTCATGAGCCAAGCCTCCGGCCTCTATGCGCACGTCAACATCCTCCAGAGAGACATCTGTCCCAGTGCAACGAGGTTCGAGGGTGAAATCATCGCCATGACCCTGGATATGTTGCACGGCGATCAGGCAGAGGACGCATGTGGATCAACGACCTCCGGTGGTTCGGAGAGTATTCTCAGCGCCGTCCTTGCTTATCGCGAGTGGGGATTGGCTCATAAGGGAATCGAGAAGCCCGAAATGATCCTGCCGGAAACGGCCCATGTTGCGTTTCGCAAGGCAGCCCACCTGTTTGGATTTCAGGTTCATCTCGCGCCGGTCGATTCCGAAACCACGCAGGTCGACATCGATTTCGTGCGAGACCATATCGGTCCCAATACCGTCATGATTGTCGGGTCAGCCTGTAACTATGGCTATGGCACCATCGATGCGATCGACGAACTCTCGAAGTTGGCCGTCGAGCACGAAATCGGTCTTCATGTTGACGCCTGCCTCGGCGGCTTTATTCTGCCGTGGGGCGAAGAACTCGGCTACGATATCGCGGTCTTCGACTTCCGATTGCCGGGAGTCACAACCATCTCTGCCGACAGTCATAAATATGGATATGGCCCGAAGGGCTCCTCGGTTCTGGCGTTCCGAAACAAGGAGCTTCGCCGCGGGCTCTACTTCATGCAACAGGAGTGGTCGGGAGGAAAATACTTCTCCCCGGGAATCGCCGGGAGTCGACCCGGCGGCGTCATCGCCGCCACCTGGGCATCTATGGTCAGCTTGGGGCGCGAAGGATACCTTCGCTACGCCAAAGCTATATTCGGTACCGCCTTCGCGATGCAGGACTTGATCCGCTCCCACCCCGAACTTCAGATCGTCGGCAAGCCGAGCTTCTGTTTCTCATTTTTCTCGAAGGATTTCGACATCTACCTCCTGAACGACTTCATGCGTGAGCGGGGCTGGCGCTTTAACGGCCAACAGCACCCCAATGCTCTCCATATGTGCGTCACCCGACCGCAAACTCAGGAAGGCATCACCGAGAAATTGGCAGTCGACCTCGCCGAAGCAGTCGACTACGCGAAAGCTCATCGTGACGAGGAAGCGAAGTCAGGCGCGGTATATGGAGGTATGCCCAAGGGGGTACCCGCGATCACCAATGCGATTCGCGACGTGATGACCGGCATGCTGGATGCCCAACAGGACGTGCCACCGGAATAA
- a CDS encoding ABC transporter ATP-binding protein: MSMDYAIEFEGVFKGFTDRQVLRGIDLQVPRGETMVILGSSGSGKSVLVSTVVGLLRPDQGRVLVSGENVAEFASEDQWRKVWLKTGFLFQGAALFDSMTVGENIAFPLRQHTALSEAAIVDRVMEVLSWIELDGAFDKMPSELSGGMQKRVGLGRTIVLEPEIVIYDEPTTGLDPLTSDTISSLILRLKSERAVTSIVVTHDVRCAFQVADRAAMIDEGVILAEGTLEEIRNSSVPKLRSFLYG, from the coding sequence ATGAGCATGGATTACGCGATCGAATTTGAAGGAGTGTTCAAGGGGTTTACCGATCGGCAGGTTCTGCGGGGCATCGATCTTCAGGTGCCGCGCGGGGAGACCATGGTGATTTTGGGCTCGAGTGGGTCGGGAAAGTCGGTCTTGGTCAGTACGGTTGTCGGATTACTACGTCCCGACCAAGGTCGAGTTTTGGTGAGCGGCGAGAATGTGGCGGAATTTGCGTCGGAGGATCAGTGGCGGAAGGTCTGGCTGAAAACGGGTTTTCTCTTTCAGGGTGCGGCACTTTTCGATTCCATGACCGTGGGCGAGAATATTGCCTTTCCACTGCGGCAGCACACGGCACTCTCCGAAGCGGCGATCGTGGACCGGGTAATGGAAGTCCTGAGCTGGATCGAATTGGACGGAGCCTTCGACAAGATGCCCAGCGAGCTTTCCGGCGGTATGCAGAAACGAGTCGGCCTGGGCCGGACAATTGTCCTGGAGCCGGAAATTGTGATCTATGACGAGCCGACAACAGGGCTGGACCCTTTGACTTCCGACACGATCAGCAGCCTGATCTTGCGCCTGAAATCGGAGCGTGCGGTGACCTCGATTGTTGTCACGCACGATGTTCGATGCGCATTTCAGGTCGCCGACCGGGCGGCGATGATCGACGAGGGCGTGATTCTGGCGGAGGGGACTCTGGAAGAGATTCGAAACTCATCGGTTCCGAAATTGCGTTCTTTCCTCTACGGTTGA